Proteins co-encoded in one Schistocerca cancellata isolate TAMUIC-IGC-003103 chromosome 5, iqSchCanc2.1, whole genome shotgun sequence genomic window:
- the LOC126188222 gene encoding synaptic vesicle membrane protein VAT-1-like, with protein MDMFPLQFTAPLVDVESEENHMVPSVTLNGHGAINRIKVEDSPLNNALKSDYVEVEVEYCGMNFTDNYLRLGIIRNYKFPVVMGSECCGTVTRVGNAVTDLKAGQKVLCLKMQGGLFRRMVHVPRKNCFLVPADIGLQDAIGLGLNYLVAHICLFELGCIKADDVVFMQSIAGGVGTAVTQLCQTLQNVKLLGTASESKFADLKSHGVDRVFRHGDDYVQEILKTYPEGLDTIINSNGGTDIERCFKMLKRCGTLILIGSNCTASYPKTKAWGMIRPTWDTQTVSSAELISKNHTVAGVNIGLLLQTEQEMMQAIVAEIFELRSSGKIEPRIHSVLPFEKVTEGMIELCERKNYGKIILDVKRKTATPDEPDVSGAAESEKKPLLAHEEQGQVETNEKGVETQEPSLEAAAEAEPELARTEDTEETEATEPVEQKQQYEEKIAEEPKDASGSQ; from the exons GTCGAAGATTCTCCCCTTAACAATGCTCTTAAAAGCGACTACGTCGAAGTGGAGGTAGAATACTGCGGTATGAACTTCACGGACAACTACCTGCGTTTGGGCATAATAAGAAATTACAAATTCCCCGTCGTCATGGGCAGTGAATGCTGCGGCACTGTGACACGTGTCGGAAATGCTGTTACCGATCTGAAG GCCGGGCAGAAGGTGCTGTGCTTGAAAATGCAAGGCGGCCTGTTCAGACGGATGGTCCACGTCCCGAGGAAAAACTGCTTCCTGGTGCCAGCCGATATCGGCCTCCAGGATGCCATTGGTCTTGGTCTCAACTACTTGGTAGCTCACATCTGCTTGTTCGAACTGGGCTGCATCAAAGCAGACGACGTAGTTTTCATGCAGTCGATTGCAG GTGGTGTTGGAACGGCTGTTACCCAGCTTTGTCAGACACTACAAAATGTTAAACTCCTGGGAACCGCTTCAGAATCAAAGTTCGCTGATCTAAAATCTCATGGAGTGGACCGTGTTTTCCGCCACGGCGATGATTACGTACAAGAAATCCTCAAAACATATCCTGAAGGACTAGATACCATCATAAACAGCAACGGTGGAACGGACATTGAAAGGTGCTTTAAAATGCTGAAACGTTGTGGCACGTTGATCCTGATAG GTTCCAACTGCACTGCTTCGTATCCCAAAACTAAAGCCTGGGGCATGATCAGGCCAACGTGGGATACCCAAACGGTGTCGTCAGCTGAGCTGATTAGCAAAAACCACACTGTGGCGGGCGTAAATATTGGGCTGTTGCTGCAAACTGAACAAGAGATGATGCAGGCCATAGTCGCAGAGATATTTGAACTACGATCCAGTGGGAAAATTGAACCCCGTATTCATTCAGTTCTGCCTTTCGAAAAG GTCACTGAGGGTATGATCGAGCTATGCGAGAGAAAGAACTACGGGAAGATTATCTTGGATGTGAAGCGAAAAACTGCCACGCCAGACGAGCCAGATGTTTCCGGCGCAGCGGAATCAGAAAAGAAGCCTCTTCTTGCCCATGAGGAACAGGGCCAGGTGGAAACAAATGAGAAGGGCGTAGAGACACAGGAACCTAGTCTGGAAGCGGCAGCGGAAGCAGAGCCTGAGCTAGCTCGTACTGAAGATACTGAGGAAACTGAAGCAACAGAACCAGTCGAACAGAAACAGCAATACGAAGAAAAGATCGCCGAGGAGCCGAAGGATGCCAGTGGATCTCAATGA